The DNA region CTAAGAATATCAAATATCCGGTAGAGGCACAAAAAGCAGGAATCCAAGGACGAGTTATAATGCAAGTCATCATTGATAAGAACGGCAATGTAACCAATCCTAAAGTTACCCAGCCCGTAGACCCCTTATTGGATACAGAAGCAATTCGCGTCACCGCAAGTATGCCTAAATGGAAACCCGGTACACAAAGAGGAATGCCGGTCAATGTAAAATATACATTCCCTATCGTATTCAGATTGCAATAAAACAATCTCTTTTCAACATTAATTCTCTCTCACATAAAGATTATCTGCAATGTCCTACTCCTGATTTTTAACAGCACAATCAGGAGTAGGATGCAGATAACCATTTATTTATGCATCTTCACTACTTCCGTTGGTGCCATCTCCACATTCCGCTTATCTACCTGGCGAACCACGCTTGCCGCTAATTGCAGGAAAGCGCGTCCGGTCACGGTATTCTCGTCAAGTGCTACCGGAGTACCCTTATCTCCACTTTCGCAAATGCTTTGTACGATAGGAATTTGCCCCAACAAAGGCACATTCATTTCTTCCGCCAGATTCTTTGCACCTTCCTTTCCAAAGATATAGTATTTATTCTCCGGAAGTTCGGCAGGTGTAAACCAGGCCATATTCTCTACCAAACCGAGAATAGGCACATTCACCTTATCATTGATAAACATGTTGATACCTTTGCGGGCATCTGCCAACGCCACAGCCTGCGGTGTGCTGACCACGATAGCTCCTGTCAGTGCCAATGTCTGAACCACTGTCAGGTGAATATCACTCGTTCCGGGAGGAAGGTCGATTAAGAAATAGTCAAGCTCTCCCCAATTCGCATCCCCTATCAGCTGTTTCAAGGCATTGCTTGCCATACCGCCACGCCACAACGTAGCCTGGTCAGGATCAACGAAGAAACCAATAGAAAGCAATTTGATACCATACTTCTCAACTGGTACAATCAAATCACGACCGTCTACATGCTCAGCATAAGGACGCGCATCCTCCACCTGAAACATCTTCGGCATGGATGGTCCGAAAATATCGGCATCCAACAAACCAACCTTATAGCCTAACTTCGCCAAAGATACCGCGAGGTTAGCAGCTACCGTTGACTTACCTACGCCACCCTTACCGGAAGAAACACCGATAATATTCTTCACCTGAGACAGCAGCTTGCCTGGTTCGGGACGTGCCGCTTGTTTGCTTTCCGTAGTAATGGCTATTTCTACCTCATCAGATACATACGTATGAATAGCCGTTTCCGCCGCCTTTATTACAGATTTCATGAAAGGATCGGTCGGTTTCTCAAATATCAGTGAGAAACTAACTTTCATCCCATCAATACGTAAATTATCGGCAACCATTTCCGCCTCAACCAGATTCTTTCCGGTACCGGGATATCGCACTGTGGCCAGTGCATCTAAAATTAGTTTAGGATAAAGTGTCATTACTTTTTTTTATTTTGAAGTTTGCAGCCCGCTCCGCTTACTGCGGTTATAACTGCGATACTCATCTAACTCTATTTCCACATCGGGTTCGTGCAGTTCACCTTCCTTCGGCAGATGGAACTTGATATACTTGATGTTCAATCCACGGTCCAACCACTGTTGCTCGTAATAGGTTTTGATGCTGAGAATTTCATCAGCCATGCCGGAGTGATACAGATCTTCTGTCAGCACATCCACCGGAAGATGATTTTCCTCGATCATGCAACGGGTATAAGTGAACATAAAGTTACTATCTGTCTTGAGATGAACAATACCATCCGGTCTTAGGAATTTACGATAACGTTCCATGAAATAAGTAGAAGTAAGGCGCTTGGTAGCTTTCTTCATCTGTGGATCGGAGAAAGTCAACCAGATTTCACTCACTTCATTTTCCGAGAAAAAGCGGTCGATTATTTCAATGTTCGTACGCAAAAAGGCAACATTCTTCATGCCTGCCTGTAATGACTCCGTAGCACCGGACCACATACGGGAACCTTTAATATCCACTCCGATAAAATTCTTATCAGGAAACAATCGTCCCAGCCCGACGGTATATTCACCACGTCCGCAACCTAATTCCAAAACAATGGGACGGTCATTCCCGAAGAATGACTCGTTCCATTTTCCTTTCATCTCAAAGGGCACGTTATCTACTGCTGAATAAGGATATTCGAACACATGCGGATAACTTGCCATATCGGCAAACTTCGCTAACTTACCTTTGCTCATGCGTTATTCCACAATGGTTACCCAGCCATGCGTGTCAGGTTCGTCACCATATTGGATTCCACGCAGCTTGTTGTACAACTTAGTGCAGATAGGTCCCGGTTTACCATCTTTGGCTATCACATAAGAATGTCCATTCTCAGGGTCATCAATGCGTTCAATCGGGCTGATAACAGCAGCAGTTCCGCAAGCACCGGCTTCTTCAAAAGTCGTAAGTTCTTCTTCAGCCACCGGACGGCGTTCTACCTTCATACCCATGTCTTCGGCCAACTGCATCAAGCTCTTATTGGTAATGGATGGCAGAATGGAAGTAGACAGAGGTGTAATATAAGTATTATCTTTTATTCCAAAGAAGTTGGCAGCGCCACACTCGTCAATGTATTTCTTCTCCTTTGCATCCAGATAGAATTCTGCAGAATAACCGGCAGCATGAGCTTCCTGACTGGCACGCAAACTGGCAGCATAATTACCGCCAACCTTATAAATACCAGTTCCAAGCGGAGCAGCACGGTCATACTTACGTGTAATGACATAGGGAGTAGCAGCAAAACCGCCTTTAAAGTACGGACCTACCGGAGTAACAAATATCAGGAACATATATTCATTGGAAGGACGTACCCCCACCTGTGCTCCGGTTCCAATCAGCAACGGACGGATATAAAGGGAAGCACCGCTCTCATAAGGCGGGATAAAGCGTTCGTTCATTTTCACCGCTGTCAGCACAGCTTCTTTGAAACGTTCTGTCGGCAGTTCTGCCATCATGATGCCACGACACGTAGACTGCAAGCGGGCAGCATTCTCTTCCAAACGGAAAATACGCACCTTACCATCTTTGCCACGGAATGCCTTTAAGCCTTCAAACGCTTCCTGTCCATAATGCAGACAGGTAGCTGCCATGTGCAGATTGATAAGTTCGCTACTGCTGATTTCAAGTTTTCCCCACTCACCTTCGCGGAAATTAATTCTCACATTGTAATCTGTCTTCATGTATCCGAATGACAGATTAGACCAATCTATTTCTTTCATATCTCAAAGTATTAGTAATCTCATTACGTACATTCTGCAACAAATTTAGTCTTTATTCTTCACTTTCCCGCTTCTCCGACAGTAATTTTTCGATTTCCTTGTCAGCTTTGGTCAATTTATCGCTGCAAAACGCAATAATCTCATTCGCTTCCTTTATTTTTTCGGCAAGCGCATCAATTTCCAATTCATTATTGTCTATTTGACGGACAATCTTCTCCAAGCGCTCCATGGCTTGGGAATAGGTTTCTTTTTTCTTTGAAGTAGGCATAGGAGTATTTATGATTTATGAATTACGATTGAGGTTGCTTCGCCCCGGTAAAAACGGGTGAGTATTTCATCATTCTCATTCAGAGAAGCGGCATCTTTTACAGCTTTTCCATCTTTCAGAGTGATGCTATAGCCACGGGCAAGCATCTTTTCGGGTGAAGCATCAGTCAAGCGTTGCTGTAACAGTTCCAGACGATGACGTTGGCGCGAAAGGGAAGACGTAACTGCCTGGGAAATATCTCTCCGGGCAGCCAGCAGAGTCAACTTAGCATCAGAGATACGGCGTACAACGGCAGAGGGAATACGGTTCCTGTATAAATTCAATTTACGATGCTCTTCCGTCAGACGGGAAAGGACGCTTTCGTGTAAACGGCTGGCAAGAACTTCCAGCCCATCGGCAGCAAGATCCATACAATCAATAAGATATTCGGCAGCGGCTGTCGGAGTTTTCACACGAGTGTGCGCCACGGAATCGAGCACTGTATCATCTCTTTCATGTCCTATTCCGGTAATTATGGGCAGCGGGAATTGGGCACACGCGGCAGCAAGCAAATACGTATCAAAACCGGAAAGATCGGAAGTAGCTCCACCTCCACGGATGATGACTACGGCATCAAAATCATTCTGACGATTTAAAATAAGATCCAAAGCTGACAATACGGACTCTTCTACACGGTCGCCTTGCATCAAAGCAGGAAATAGCTCCGTATAGAAGAAAAAGCCACGGGGATTATTCTGCAACTGATGGCAAAAATCACCATAACCGGCAGCCGTAGGGGAAGAAATTACGGCAATACGTTGCGGTAAATCGGGCATATCCAACTCTTTATTCAAAGTAAGCACACCTTCTTCTTCCAGTTGCTTCAGTATTTCCCGACGACGACGTGCCATATCTCCTAACGTATAAGTAGGATCGATATCCTGCACAGTCAGACTATAGCCATAAAGCTCGTGAAAGCTAACAGTAACCTGAACCAGCACCTTAATACCGGAAACAAAAGCCTGCCCTGTTGCTTCTTCGAAATAAGGTTTCAGCAGCCGATAGACATTCGACCAGATAGTACCGCGAGCCTTTGCAACCAAACCATTGCTACGGGGGTCTTTCTGAATAAATTCCAGATAGCAATGCCCGGTACTGTTCGTTCGCACATCACTCAACTCTGCCTGTACCCAATATTCATCAGGCAGGCATTGTTCAAGACTGCGGCGCACCAAAGCATTAAGTTCCAGTAAAGATAACGCTTCCATATTGTTCAGCTACGAGTGACAAGCCACCAGCTACAAGTGACGAACTACGAGTAGCAGCTTGTAATCAGTTATTTATTATTTGATTTATAATCATTGTATGCCTTCCACATATCAGGTACTCCATATCCGTAGATATTATCCGGGAAACCGGCACGGTCACCGGATCGGCGCACCAACTCAATCACTTCTTTTGCCGTCAACGTCGGGCAAGCCTGCCACAAACAAGTCACCATACCGCACATGATAGGTGAAGAAAAAGAAGTACCGTTAGCCCGTCCCTGATTACCATCCGTACGGATCACATCCGATCCAACCCCTACCGCAACCACATCCGGCTTCACACGATGATCCGCTGTATTACCTACGGAAGAAAAAGTAGCCAGCACAGCTCTCTTGTCAATCGCTCCTACCGTCAACACATTATCAGCATCTCCCGGAGGAGTGATCTTTTTCCAGGAACCCGCACCGGAGTTGCCGGCACTGCACACCAGTATC from Bacteroides sp. MSB163 includes:
- a CDS encoding Mrp/NBP35 family ATP-binding protein; protein product: MTLYPKLILDALATVRYPGTGKNLVEAEMVADNLRIDGMKVSFSLIFEKPTDPFMKSVIKAAETAIHTYVSDEVEIAITTESKQAARPEPGKLLSQVKNIIGVSSGKGGVGKSTVAANLAVSLAKLGYKVGLLDADIFGPSMPKMFQVEDARPYAEHVDGRDLIVPVEKYGIKLLSIGFFVDPDQATLWRGGMASNALKQLIGDANWGELDYFLIDLPPGTSDIHLTVVQTLALTGAIVVSTPQAVALADARKGINMFINDKVNVPILGLVENMAWFTPAELPENKYYIFGKEGAKNLAEEMNVPLLGQIPIVQSICESGDKGTPVALDENTVTGRAFLQLAASVVRQVDKRNVEMAPTEVVKMHK
- the trmB gene encoding tRNA (guanosine(46)-N7)-methyltransferase TrmB; its protein translation is MSKGKLAKFADMASYPHVFEYPYSAVDNVPFEMKGKWNESFFGNDRPIVLELGCGRGEYTVGLGRLFPDKNFIGVDIKGSRMWSGATESLQAGMKNVAFLRTNIEIIDRFFSENEVSEIWLTFSDPQMKKATKRLTSTYFMERYRKFLRPDGIVHLKTDSNFMFTYTRCMIEENHLPVDVLTEDLYHSGMADEILSIKTYYEQQWLDRGLNIKYIKFHLPKEGELHEPDVEIELDEYRSYNRSKRSGLQTSK
- a CDS encoding branched-chain amino acid aminotransferase, whose translation is MKEIDWSNLSFGYMKTDYNVRINFREGEWGKLEISSSELINLHMAATCLHYGQEAFEGLKAFRGKDGKVRIFRLEENAARLQSTCRGIMMAELPTERFKEAVLTAVKMNERFIPPYESGASLYIRPLLIGTGAQVGVRPSNEYMFLIFVTPVGPYFKGGFAATPYVITRKYDRAAPLGTGIYKVGGNYAASLRASQEAHAAGYSAEFYLDAKEKKYIDECGAANFFGIKDNTYITPLSTSILPSITNKSLMQLAEDMGMKVERRPVAEEELTTFEEAGACGTAAVISPIERIDDPENGHSYVIAKDGKPGPICTKLYNKLRGIQYGDEPDTHGWVTIVE
- the xseB gene encoding exodeoxyribonuclease VII small subunit, which translates into the protein MPTSKKKETYSQAMERLEKIVRQIDNNELEIDALAEKIKEANEIIAFCSDKLTKADKEIEKLLSEKRESEE
- the xseA gene encoding exodeoxyribonuclease VII large subunit, translating into MEALSLLELNALVRRSLEQCLPDEYWVQAELSDVRTNSTGHCYLEFIQKDPRSNGLVAKARGTIWSNVYRLLKPYFEEATGQAFVSGIKVLVQVTVSFHELYGYSLTVQDIDPTYTLGDMARRRREILKQLEEEGVLTLNKELDMPDLPQRIAVISSPTAAGYGDFCHQLQNNPRGFFFYTELFPALMQGDRVEESVLSALDLILNRQNDFDAVVIIRGGGATSDLSGFDTYLLAAACAQFPLPIITGIGHERDDTVLDSVAHTRVKTPTAAAEYLIDCMDLAADGLEVLASRLHESVLSRLTEEHRKLNLYRNRIPSAVVRRISDAKLTLLAARRDISQAVTSSLSRQRHRLELLQQRLTDASPEKMLARGYSITLKDGKAVKDAASLNENDEILTRFYRGEATSIVIHKS